One Campylobacter lari DNA segment encodes these proteins:
- the eno gene encoding phosphopyruvate hydratase produces the protein MLIIEDLRAFEVLDSRGNPTIKAEIMLSDGSVGSAIVPSGASTGKKEALELRDNDERFGGKGVLKAIENINGTIAENIIGLDAFNQTQLDNTLLELDGTKNYSNLGANATLGISMATARAAANALGVPLYRYLGGANASVLPVPMCNIINGGAHANNSVDFQEFMIMPFGFSSFKEGLRSVCEIYAVLKKELANLGHSTALGDEGGFAPNLANNTEPLDLLMTCIKKAGYENKIKLALDVASSELYKDGKYHLEGKVFSSEDLIARYEELCAKYPIFSIEDGLAEDDYEGWIKLTQKLGNKVQLVGDDLFVTNEDILREGIMKNMANAVLIKPNQIGTITQTMRTVRLAHRNNYRCIMSHRSGESEDAFIADFAVALNTGQIKTGALARGERTAKYNRLLEIELDNDEYLGDKL, from the coding sequence ATGTTAATTATTGAAGATTTAAGAGCTTTTGAAGTTTTAGACAGTAGAGGCAATCCTACCATTAAAGCTGAAATCATGTTGAGCGATGGTAGCGTTGGTAGCGCTATCGTTCCAAGTGGTGCAAGTACAGGAAAAAAAGAAGCTTTAGAATTAAGAGATAATGATGAAAGATTTGGCGGAAAAGGTGTTTTAAAAGCGATTGAAAATATCAATGGCACCATAGCTGAAAATATTATAGGGCTTGATGCTTTTAATCAAACCCAACTAGATAATACTCTTTTAGAGCTTGATGGGACAAAAAACTACTCTAATCTAGGAGCAAATGCAACTTTAGGAATTTCTATGGCAACAGCACGCGCTGCTGCTAATGCGCTAGGTGTGCCTTTATATCGCTACTTAGGTGGAGCAAATGCAAGTGTATTACCTGTGCCAATGTGTAATATCATCAATGGTGGTGCGCATGCAAACAATAGCGTAGATTTTCAAGAATTTATGATTATGCCTTTTGGTTTTTCAAGCTTTAAAGAAGGATTAAGATCAGTTTGTGAAATTTATGCAGTATTAAAAAAAGAATTAGCTAATCTAGGTCACTCTACTGCTTTAGGTGATGAGGGTGGTTTTGCACCAAATTTAGCAAATAATACAGAGCCTCTTGATCTTTTAATGACTTGTATTAAAAAAGCAGGTTATGAAAATAAAATCAAACTTGCACTAGATGTAGCAAGTAGCGAACTTTACAAAGATGGTAAATACCATTTAGAAGGTAAAGTTTTCTCAAGCGAAGACTTAATCGCACGTTATGAAGAATTATGCGCTAAATACCCAATTTTTAGCATCGAAGATGGTTTAGCTGAAGATGATTATGAAGGTTGGATTAAACTTACTCAAAAGCTTGGCAATAAAGTTCAACTTGTAGGTGATGATTTATTTGTGACTAATGAAGATATTTTAAGAGAAGGTATTATGAAAAATATGGCAAATGCTGTATTGATTAAACCTAATCAAATCGGAACAATCACTCAAACCATGAGAACAGTAAGATTAGCTCATAGAAATAATTATAGATGTATTATGAGTCATAGAAGTGGCGAAAGTGAAGATGCTTTTATAGCTGATTTTGCAGTAGCACTTAATACAGGACAAATCAAAACAGGTGCTCTAGCAAGAGGTGAAAGAACTGCTAAATATAATCGCTTATTAGAAATTGAACTTGATAATGATGAGTATTTAGGAGATAAACTCTGA
- the recA gene encoding recombinase RecA: MDDNKRKSLDAALKSLDKTFGKGTILRLGDKEVEKIDSIPTGSVGLDLALGIGGVPKGRIIEIYGPESSGKTTLTLHIIAECQKKGGVCAFIDAEHALDVRYAKNLGVDTENLYISQPDFGEQALEIVETIARSGAIDLIVVDSVAALTPKAEIEGDMGDQHVGLQARLMSQALRKLTGIVHKMNTTVIFINQIRMKIGMMGYGTPETTTGGNALKFYASVRLDVRKTATLKQNDEPIGNRVKVKVAKNKVAPPFKQAEFDVMFGEGVSREGELIDYGVKLDIIDKSGAWFSYKASKLGQGRENAKAFLKENPAIADEITQAIQNSIGIDSMILGAKEDDEEGEE; encoded by the coding sequence ATGGATGATAATAAAAGAAAATCACTTGATGCAGCTTTAAAAAGTCTTGATAAAACCTTTGGAAAAGGCACTATCTTAAGACTTGGCGATAAAGAAGTTGAAAAGATTGATTCTATTCCTACAGGTTCTGTTGGACTTGATTTAGCTTTAGGAATTGGTGGGGTTCCAAAAGGAAGAATTATAGAAATTTATGGACCTGAAAGCTCAGGTAAAACCACACTTACCTTACACATCATAGCAGAATGTCAAAAAAAAGGTGGAGTTTGTGCGTTTATTGATGCTGAACACGCACTAGATGTAAGATATGCAAAAAATTTAGGTGTTGATACAGAAAATCTTTACATTTCTCAGCCAGACTTTGGAGAGCAAGCCTTAGAAATCGTTGAAACTATAGCAAGAAGTGGGGCTATTGATCTAATAGTAGTAGATAGCGTTGCCGCACTTACTCCAAAAGCAGAAATCGAAGGTGATATGGGAGATCAGCACGTAGGTCTTCAAGCAAGATTAATGAGCCAAGCTTTAAGAAAACTCACCGGTATCGTTCATAAAATGAACACTACTGTAATTTTCATCAATCAAATTCGTATGAAAATAGGCATGATGGGCTATGGCACTCCTGAAACAACAACTGGCGGAAATGCTTTAAAATTTTATGCTTCAGTGCGTTTAGATGTAAGAAAAACAGCCACTTTAAAACAAAATGATGAGCCTATTGGAAACCGTGTTAAAGTAAAAGTAGCCAAAAATAAAGTAGCTCCTCCTTTTAAACAAGCTGAATTTGATGTGATGTTTGGTGAGGGTGTAAGCCGTGAGGGTGAGTTAATAGACTATGGTGTAAAACTTGATATTATTGATAAAAGCGGTGCGTGGTTTTCTTACAAGGCTTCTAAACTTGGCCAAGGTAGAGAAAATGCCAAAGCCTTTTTAAAAGAAAACCCAGCTATTGCAGATGAAATCACTCAGGCTATACAAAACTCAATCGGTATAGATAGTATGATTTTGGGTGCAAAAGAAGACGATGAAGAAGGAGAGGAATAA
- a CDS encoding menaquinone biosynthesis family protein has translation MNKKISVAHSPDADDIFMYMAIKFGWVGNAYEYENTALDIQTLNELALQNIYDVSAISFALYPLIASEYALLKTAVSFGEGYGPKLIKKKDKKLKPNFKVALSGAHTTNALIFRIKYPQARIVYKNFLEIEKAVLEDEVDAGVLIHESILEFDSSLCVEAELWDIWQELAKDDLPLPLGGMALRRSLPLNDAIAVEKDLIKAVEVADHNRKILASMLLERNLIRVDAQKLDVYLNLYANKNSINMNDKQYNAIDKLFELGFNHGFYEKLIKSKDYLIPSEYEEFRNS, from the coding sequence ATGAATAAAAAAATTAGCGTAGCGCACTCTCCTGATGCTGATGATATTTTTATGTATATGGCGATTAAATTTGGTTGGGTTGGGAATGCTTATGAGTATGAAAATACAGCTTTAGATATACAAACTTTAAATGAACTTGCATTGCAAAATATATACGATGTTAGTGCGATATCTTTTGCGCTTTATCCTTTGATAGCTAGTGAATATGCTTTGTTAAAAACTGCTGTGAGTTTTGGCGAGGGTTATGGACCAAAGCTTATTAAGAAAAAAGATAAAAAATTAAAGCCAAATTTTAAAGTTGCTTTGAGTGGAGCGCACACTACTAATGCTTTAATTTTTCGTATAAAATACCCACAAGCTAGGATAGTTTATAAGAATTTTTTAGAGATTGAAAAGGCTGTTTTAGAAGATGAGGTTGATGCGGGAGTGCTTATACATGAGAGTATTTTAGAGTTTGATTCTAGTTTATGTGTTGAGGCTGAACTTTGGGATATTTGGCAAGAATTAGCCAAAGATGATTTGCCTTTGCCTTTGGGTGGTATGGCGCTTAGAAGATCTTTGCCACTTAATGATGCAATAGCGGTTGAAAAAGATTTGATTAAAGCAGTAGAAGTAGCCGATCATAATAGAAAAATTTTAGCCTCTATGCTTTTAGAGCGTAATTTAATACGCGTTGATGCGCAAAAACTTGATGTGTATTTGAATTTATATGCAAATAAAAACTCTATAAATATGAATGATAAACAATACAATGCCATAGATAAGCTTTTTGAGCTTGGATTTAATCATGGATTTTATGAGAAATTAATAAAAAGCAAAGATTATCTTATACCTAGTGAGTATGAAGAATTTAGAAATTCTTGA
- the fliQ gene encoding flagellar biosynthesis protein FliQ — MESTLVALGVQTFKITLMLSLPMLLAGLIAGLIISIFQAVTQINEATLSFVPKILLVVVVIVFLMPWMISSMIDFTTNILNQIPSFIR, encoded by the coding sequence ATGGAAAGTACTTTAGTAGCCTTGGGTGTACAAACTTTTAAAATCACACTTATGCTTTCTTTACCTATGCTTTTAGCAGGGCTTATCGCAGGGCTTATTATAAGTATTTTTCAAGCTGTAACGCAAATTAATGAAGCTACGCTTTCTTTTGTGCCAAAAATTTTACTTGTTGTCGTGGTGATAGTATTTTTAATGCCTTGGATGATAAGTTCTATGATAGATTTTACAACGAATATTTTAAATCAAATTCCAAGTTTTATTCGATGA
- a CDS encoding UDP-N-acetylmuramate dehydrogenase, which translates to MIIDFSKYSSVRIGASFEVQVLEEPCEFDGFLIGGANNLLISPKPKKLGILGKSFDYIKILEQNEKGMFLEIGSSVKSFKMYHFAKENNLKGFEFLRNIPGTLGGILKMNAGLKDEDISKNLISICTFNQEILKQNIAFAYRFNPIKEVMFSAKFFLEYGFDPVKDELLKNARKNQPKGASFGSIFKNPKNDHAGRLIEAVNLKGFSKNDAMFSNEHANFLINKKHASFDDALFLIELAKKRVFEKFGIVLEEEVVII; encoded by the coding sequence ATGATTATTGATTTTTCTAAGTATTCTTCTGTGCGTATAGGCGCGAGCTTTGAAGTGCAAGTACTTGAAGAGCCTTGTGAATTTGATGGTTTTTTAATAGGTGGGGCAAATAATCTTTTAATCTCTCCAAAACCCAAAAAACTTGGAATTTTAGGGAAAAGTTTTGATTATATTAAAATTTTAGAGCAAAATGAAAAAGGTATGTTTTTAGAGATAGGCTCTAGCGTGAAATCTTTTAAAATGTATCATTTTGCTAAAGAAAATAACCTAAAAGGCTTTGAGTTTTTAAGAAATATCCCAGGGACTTTGGGTGGTATTTTAAAAATGAATGCAGGATTAAAAGATGAGGATATTAGTAAAAACTTAATCAGCATTTGCACTTTTAATCAAGAAATTTTAAAACAAAACATCGCTTTTGCTTATAGGTTTAATCCTATTAAAGAAGTAATGTTTAGTGCGAAGTTTTTTTTAGAATATGGATTTGACCCAGTTAAAGATGAGCTTTTAAAAAATGCAAGAAAAAATCAACCCAAAGGCGCTAGCTTTGGCTCTATTTTTAAAAATCCAAAAAACGATCATGCAGGAAGGTTGATAGAAGCAGTTAATCTTAAAGGTTTTAGTAAAAATGATGCGATGTTTAGCAATGAACATGCAAATTTCTTAATCAATAAAAAACATGCTAGTTTTGATGATGCTTTATTTTTGATAGAGCTTGCTAAAAAAAGAGTTTTTGAAAAATTTGGGATTGTTTTAGAAGAAGAAGTGGTGATTATATAG
- a CDS encoding 3'(2'),5'-bisphosphate nucleotidase CysQ family protein, which yields MKNLDTLLELALKAGKEASKVLLEYKDKNTLWLKDDDSPVGLADIKSNEAISEILASSDIAICSEENILSYEERKNLEYFWLIDPLDGTKSYAKKDKEYCVLIALIHKNTPVLSLIGDVENHAFYYAHIHTKVYKNNEILNLSLEQYEKVKNIALYSKNHDNNEDFFIQNHLEGIKVSSALKFVYLLEAKAGIYPRFGGPKAWDIAAGDFLVKQNGGILYDFDKKVLDYNSPDFKLPSFIAFAKNEFKLKGF from the coding sequence ATGAAAAATTTAGACACACTTTTAGAATTAGCCTTAAAAGCGGGCAAGGAAGCCTCAAAAGTATTGCTTGAATATAAAGACAAAAATACCTTGTGGCTTAAAGATGATGATTCTCCAGTAGGTTTAGCTGATATAAAATCTAATGAAGCTATTAGTGAGATTTTAGCTTCAAGCGATATAGCTATATGCTCTGAAGAAAATATACTCTCTTATGAAGAAAGAAAAAATTTAGAGTATTTTTGGCTTATAGACCCTCTTGATGGCACTAAATCTTACGCTAAAAAAGATAAAGAATATTGTGTTTTAATCGCATTAATCCACAAAAACACCCCTGTGCTTTCGCTCATAGGTGATGTGGAAAATCATGCATTTTATTATGCACATATTCATACTAAAGTTTATAAAAATAATGAAATTTTAAATCTTAGTTTAGAGCAATACGAAAAGGTTAAAAATATAGCCCTCTACTCTAAAAATCATGATAATAATGAAGATTTTTTTATTCAAAATCATCTTGAAGGCATTAAGGTTTCATCTGCTTTAAAGTTTGTATATTTACTTGAAGCAAAAGCTGGAATTTACCCACGTTTTGGTGGCCCAAAAGCTTGGGATATAGCTGCGGGAGATTTTTTAGTCAAACAAAATGGTGGAATTTTATATGATTTTGACAAAAAGGTCTTGGATTACAATAGTCCTGATTTTAAACTTCCAAGTTTTATAGCTTTTGCTAAGAATGAATTTAAATTAAAAGGTTTTTAG
- a CDS encoding cation:proton antiporter, whose protein sequence is MLAHAIDAQAATDLKILLVVAGCLLTSPYIAKFLKLPLSATEIMLGSFIGFLGFIGESENFKLFANAGFYYLMFIAGMEINLKTFLNTERSLLNKAFIYIILLYTFSILAVESIDISYIFVIIIPVMSVGLLSTLYRDFGKNCEWLNVSMVVATLAEVVSIVLLTIAAAFLGKGADLFSLTQNLLYLVGFLALCIFGFKFLEVLFWWYPQLKTILMPWQDQNEKDIRFCMAIFIAIVAIMIYFKLEVALGAFIAGSFIATFFDHKKDLEHKLSSFGYGFLIPIFFIYIGSSFKLQMLLNPQVLLIAFSLTAFMIGLRILCAMTFVKILGLKNTFLFGLSHSMPLTLLIAVATLSYQTNIITQDIYSGLVLTALLEAILAISLIKFINNLSRK, encoded by the coding sequence TTGCTAGCTCATGCCATTGATGCTCAAGCTGCTACGGATTTAAAAATTTTATTAGTCGTAGCAGGATGTTTACTAACCTCACCTTATATTGCTAAATTTTTAAAACTCCCACTTTCAGCCACTGAAATCATGCTTGGCTCTTTTATAGGATTTTTGGGTTTCATAGGAGAAAGTGAGAATTTTAAGCTTTTTGCTAATGCAGGGTTTTATTATCTTATGTTTATTGCGGGTATGGAGATTAATCTTAAAACCTTTTTAAACACTGAAAGAAGCTTGCTTAACAAAGCTTTTATCTACATCATACTTTTATATACTTTTAGTATTTTAGCGGTTGAAAGTATAGATATTTCTTATATTTTTGTTATTATTATACCTGTTATGAGTGTGGGTTTACTCTCAACGCTTTATAGAGACTTTGGTAAAAACTGTGAATGGCTTAATGTATCCATGGTAGTGGCCACTTTGGCTGAAGTTGTAAGCATAGTTTTACTTACCATAGCTGCAGCTTTTTTGGGAAAAGGAGCCGATCTTTTCTCGCTCACTCAAAATTTATTGTATTTAGTGGGATTTTTAGCACTTTGTATTTTTGGATTTAAATTTTTAGAAGTACTTTTTTGGTGGTATCCACAGCTTAAAACCATACTCATGCCTTGGCAAGATCAAAACGAAAAAGATATAAGATTTTGCATGGCAATTTTCATAGCCATAGTTGCGATTATGATTTATTTTAAACTTGAAGTTGCACTTGGAGCTTTTATAGCAGGTTCATTTATAGCTACTTTTTTTGATCACAAAAAAGACTTAGAGCATAAACTTTCTAGTTTTGGCTATGGCTTTTTAATCCCTATATTTTTCATCTATATAGGCTCAAGCTTTAAGCTTCAAATGCTTTTAAACCCTCAAGTTTTACTCATAGCTTTTTCGCTAACTGCCTTTATGATAGGACTAAGAATACTTTGTGCTATGACTTTTGTAAAAATACTTGGCTTAAAAAACACCTTTTTATTTGGCCTAAGTCATTCTATGCCATTAACCTTACTCATCGCAGTAGCTACGCTTTCTTATCAAACTAATATCATCACTCAAGATATATACTCAGGGCTAGTGCTTACTGCTTTACTTGAAGCAATTTTGGCTATTAGTTTAATTAAATTTATCAATAATCTTAGTAGAAAATAA
- a CDS encoding biotin synthase yields the protein MQIMLCAISNIASGGCGEDCKYCTQSAHVKTNINKYKRKDIDQIVLEAKMAKKNEALGFCLVTAGAGLDDEKLEYVCKVAHAVQKEVEGLLLIACNGIANLEQLKELKKAGIFSYNHNLETSKEFFPSICSTHTWEQRFQTNLYAKEAGLMLCCGGIYGLGESEADRKSFRASLKELDPFSSPINFFIPNENLKLKQALLDPDEALNIIKDTKKDLPNAHIMVAGGREVVLKERQYEIFNAGASAIVVGDYLTTKGEEPSKDIQKLKQMGFSFASSCH from the coding sequence ATGCAAATCATGCTTTGTGCTATATCTAATATAGCAAGTGGAGGGTGCGGTGAGGACTGTAAATACTGCACTCAAAGTGCTCATGTGAAAACTAATATCAACAAATATAAAAGAAAAGATATAGACCAAATTGTTTTAGAAGCTAAAATGGCAAAAAAAAATGAGGCTTTGGGCTTTTGTTTGGTCACAGCAGGAGCTGGGCTTGATGATGAAAAACTTGAGTATGTGTGCAAAGTAGCTCATGCGGTGCAAAAAGAAGTAGAAGGACTTTTACTCATAGCTTGTAATGGCATAGCAAATTTAGAACAACTCAAAGAATTAAAAAAAGCAGGGATTTTTTCTTATAATCATAATCTAGAAACTTCCAAAGAATTTTTCCCAAGCATTTGTTCTACACATACTTGGGAGCAAAGATTTCAAACTAATCTTTATGCTAAAGAAGCAGGTTTAATGCTTTGCTGTGGTGGAATTTATGGTCTTGGAGAAAGTGAAGCTGATAGAAAAAGTTTTAGAGCAAGTTTAAAAGAGCTTGATCCTTTTTCCTCGCCTATTAATTTTTTCATACCAAATGAAAATTTAAAACTCAAGCAAGCTTTACTTGATCCTGATGAGGCGTTAAATATCATCAAAGATACTAAAAAAGACTTACCAAATGCACATATCATGGTAGCAGGTGGTAGAGAGGTAGTGTTAAAAGAAAGGCAATATGAAATTTTTAACGCAGGAGCTAGTGCTATAGTAGTGGGTGATTATCTTACAACTAAAGGCGAAGAACCTAGCAAAGACATACAAAAACTAAAACAAATGGGATTTAGCTTTGCTAGCTCATGCCATTGA
- the topA gene encoding type I DNA topoisomerase, producing the protein MKNLIIVESPAKAKTISNFLGKDYEVIASKGHIRDLPKTSFGIKIEDENFKPEYRISNDHSSLVKELKEKAKKAKTIYLATDEDREGEAIAYHIAKAINKDENSLPRIVFHEITKSAIENALKNPRSLNVNSVNAQQTRRLLDRIVGYKLSPLLNQKIQKGLSAGRVQSAALKIIVDREREIKAFVPLKYFSIDMIFEKDLQAELVEFQNQKIEKLSLTNEDRAKLIFETCKNANFKIKDIESKDRKIAPQAPFMTSTLQQSASNRLGFNPKKTMMIAQKLYEGVKTHQGIMGVITYMRTDSLNIAKEALEEVRKLIKNDYGKEYLPSKANIYTTKSKGAQEAHEAIRPTNLSFTPKLASEFLEKDEARLYTLIYNRFLASQMNPAISQTQNVYVKSNEASFKISGRKILFDGHYKVYGDMDKDKILPNLKLEDTLNIQNIELSSHFTEPPSRYSEAGLVKKLENLGIGRPSTYAPTISLLSAREYVHIDKKQIIPNEIAFVVTEVLEQNFSDIVDSDFTSKMEDKLDIIAEGKMDWQEVLREFYFPFMRKIDEGKKNIKSQKTFTKLDETCPDCGGELAIRKGRYGEFIACLNFPKCKYSRNLKQETQNEEKSEKKLNTIGVKCPSCQEGEIVERFSKRGKFYGCSAYPKCNYISKYKPSEEKCSECGETLIIKELKKGTFLECLKCKIKKEI; encoded by the coding sequence ATGAAAAATTTAATCATAGTAGAATCACCTGCTAAAGCTAAAACCATAAGTAATTTTCTAGGTAAAGACTATGAAGTAATAGCCTCTAAAGGTCACATTAGAGATCTACCTAAAACTAGCTTTGGTATAAAAATAGAAGATGAAAATTTTAAACCTGAATATAGAATTTCAAATGATCATTCAAGCTTAGTAAAAGAACTCAAAGAAAAGGCTAAAAAAGCTAAAACCATCTACCTTGCAACCGATGAGGACCGCGAGGGTGAAGCCATAGCTTATCACATAGCCAAGGCTATTAATAAAGATGAAAATTCCCTGCCACGGATAGTTTTTCATGAGATCACTAAAAGTGCTATAGAAAATGCTTTAAAAAACCCAAGATCTTTAAATGTAAATAGCGTCAATGCTCAACAAACTAGACGCTTGCTTGATCGTATAGTAGGTTATAAACTAAGTCCTTTACTCAATCAAAAAATTCAAAAAGGCTTAAGCGCAGGGCGTGTGCAAAGTGCAGCTTTAAAAATCATCGTCGATAGAGAAAGAGAAATCAAAGCTTTTGTTCCTTTAAAATACTTTAGTATAGATATGATTTTTGAAAAAGACTTACAAGCTGAATTAGTTGAGTTTCAAAATCAAAAGATAGAAAAACTAAGTCTAACTAATGAAGATAGAGCTAAGCTTATCTTTGAAACTTGCAAAAATGCTAACTTTAAAATAAAAGATATAGAAAGTAAAGATAGAAAAATAGCCCCACAAGCACCTTTTATGACCTCAACCTTACAACAAAGTGCGAGCAATCGCCTAGGTTTTAACCCTAAAAAAACCATGATGATAGCTCAAAAACTTTATGAGGGCGTAAAAACCCATCAAGGCATTATGGGTGTGATCACTTATATGAGAACTGATAGCTTAAACATCGCAAAAGAAGCTTTAGAAGAAGTAAGAAAACTCATCAAGAATGATTATGGCAAAGAGTACTTGCCAAGCAAGGCAAATATTTACACCACTAAAAGTAAAGGCGCTCAAGAAGCACATGAAGCTATAAGACCGACTAATCTTAGCTTTACCCCAAAACTTGCAAGTGAGTTTTTAGAAAAAGATGAAGCAAGATTATATACTTTAATATACAATCGCTTCCTAGCTTCACAGATGAATCCTGCCATCTCTCAAACTCAAAATGTCTATGTAAAATCAAATGAAGCAAGTTTTAAAATAAGTGGTAGAAAAATTTTATTTGATGGGCATTATAAAGTATATGGAGATATGGACAAAGATAAAATTTTACCTAATTTAAAACTAGAAGATACATTAAATATCCAAAATATAGAATTAAGCTCACATTTTACCGAGCCACCTTCAAGATACTCTGAAGCTGGGCTTGTTAAAAAGCTAGAAAATCTTGGTATAGGACGCCCTTCAACTTATGCTCCAACCATCTCTTTACTTAGCGCAAGAGAATATGTGCATATAGATAAAAAACAAATCATACCTAATGAAATAGCCTTTGTTGTAACAGAAGTTTTAGAGCAAAACTTTAGCGATATAGTAGATAGTGATTTTACTTCTAAAATGGAAGATAAACTTGACATCATAGCAGAAGGCAAAATGGACTGGCAAGAAGTTTTAAGAGAGTTTTATTTTCCTTTTATGAGAAAAATCGATGAGGGTAAAAAAAATATAAAAAGTCAAAAAACTTTTACAAAATTAGATGAAACCTGCCCTGATTGTGGTGGTGAGCTTGCTATAAGAAAAGGAAGATATGGAGAATTTATAGCTTGTTTAAATTTTCCAAAATGTAAATACTCAAGAAATTTAAAACAAGAAACACAAAATGAAGAAAAAAGTGAGAAAAAGCTCAACACCATAGGCGTAAAATGCCCAAGCTGTCAAGAAGGCGAGATCGTGGAGCGTTTTTCTAAGCGTGGTAAATTTTATGGCTGTAGTGCTTATCCAAAATGCAACTATATAAGCAAATACAAACCAAGTGAAGAAAAATGTAGCGAATGTGGCGAAACTTTGATCATCAAAGAGCTTAAAAAAGGCACATTTTTAGAGTGCTTAAAATGCAAAATTAAAAAGGAAATCTAA